A genomic window from Anguilla rostrata isolate EN2019 chromosome 14, ASM1855537v3, whole genome shotgun sequence includes:
- the surf4 gene encoding surfeit locus protein 4, whose product MAQEDLMSTAEDVADQFLRVTKQYLPHLARLCLISTFLEDGIRMWFQWSEQRDYIEATWSCGYFLATCFVLLNLLGQLGGCVLILSRNFVQYACFGLFGIIALQTVAYSILWDLKFLMRNLALGGGLLLLLAESRSEGKSMCSGGVPRHMGESSRTFSCAGRLTPVFSVACPAALYSILQNMVGTALIVLVAVGFKTKLAALTLVVWLLAINVYFNAFWTVPAYKPMHDFLKYDFFQTTSVIGGLLLVVALGPGGVSMDEKKKEW is encoded by the exons TTCCTCCGTGTGACGAAGCAGTACCTGCCCCACCTGGCCCGGCTGTGCCTGATCAGCACCTTCCTGGAGGACGGCATCCGCATGTGGTTCCAGTGGAGCGAGCAGCGGGACTACATCGAGGCCACCTGGAGCTGCGGCTACTTCCTGGCAACCTGCTTCGTGCTGCTCAACCTCCTGGGACAGCTTG gcGGCTGCGTCCTCATCCTCAGCAGGAACTTTGTACAGTATGCCTGCTTTGGGCTGTTTGGAATCATCGCTCTTCAG acTGTAGCCTACAGCATTCTCTGGGACCTGAAATTTTTGATGAG gaaCCTGGCGTTGGGCggcggcctgctgctgctgctggcggAGTCCCGCTCGGAGGGGAAGAGCATGTGTTCCGGCGGAGTCCCACGTCACATGGGCGAGAGCTCCCGTACATTTTCATGCGCTGGGCGTTTGACTCCAGTCTTCTCTGTTGCCTGCCCTGCCGCACTGTACTCA aTCCTGCAGAACATGGTGGGCACGGCCCTCATCGTCCTGGTGGCCGTCGGCTTCAAGACCAAGCTGGCAGCCCTCACGCTGGTGGTGTGGCTCCTGGCCATCAACGTCTACTTCAACGCCTTCTGGACGGTGCCCGCCTACAAGCCCATGCACGACTTCCTGAAGTACGACTTCTTCCAGACCACGTCCGTCATCGGCggcctgctgctggtggtggcgCTCGGGCCGGGCGGCGTGTCCATGGACGAGAAGAAGAAGGAGTGGTGA